Proteins found in one Solitalea lacus genomic segment:
- a CDS encoding KpsF/GutQ family sugar-phosphate isomerase, translated as MNKLQILDSAKKTLQIEADALLELQTYINNDFETIVNIILQSKGRVVITGIGKSAIIAQKIVATMNSTGTPALYMHAADAIHGDLGMIQQDDVTICISKSGNTPEIKVLVPLLKQSGNVLIGMAGDMKSYLATHSDYVLNTTVKEEACPHNLAPTTSTTAQLAMGDALAVCLLQQRNFTSQDFARYHPGGALGKKLYLKVKDLSVNNQKPQVNTTDDIKRVIFEISSKRLGSTAVVNNEELVGVITDGDLRRMMEKNENFSTLRAVDIMNSSPKTIDSSAMAVDALALMKQHNISQLIVVNNHKYAGVIHLHDLIKEGII; from the coding sequence TTGAACAAATTGCAAATATTAGACTCAGCTAAAAAAACGCTTCAGATTGAAGCGGATGCTTTATTAGAATTGCAAACTTACATAAATAACGACTTTGAAACAATCGTTAATATCATTCTTCAATCAAAAGGTAGAGTTGTCATAACTGGAATTGGTAAAAGTGCCATTATTGCGCAAAAAATTGTGGCTACCATGAATTCGACAGGAACACCTGCTCTTTACATGCACGCTGCCGACGCCATTCATGGTGATTTAGGAATGATTCAACAAGATGATGTAACTATATGTATATCAAAAAGCGGTAATACTCCTGAAATTAAAGTACTAGTCCCACTATTAAAACAATCGGGTAACGTATTAATTGGAATGGCCGGAGATATGAAATCATACCTTGCCACTCATTCAGATTATGTTCTAAATACCACCGTAAAGGAAGAAGCTTGTCCGCATAATCTGGCTCCGACAACCAGTACCACTGCTCAATTGGCAATGGGTGATGCTTTAGCAGTTTGTTTACTGCAACAGCGAAATTTCACCAGTCAGGATTTTGCACGTTATCATCCTGGTGGTGCATTGGGTAAAAAGCTGTATCTAAAAGTGAAGGATTTATCAGTAAACAATCAAAAGCCACAGGTAAACACTACAGATGATATCAAACGTGTAATTTTCGAAATTTCGTCAAAACGATTAGGCTCAACTGCTGTTGTAAACAACGAAGAACTGGTTGGAGTAATTACTGATGGTGATTTAAGAAGAATGATGGAAAAGAATGAAAACTTTTCTACCTTGCGTGCCGTTGATATCATGAACAGCTCGCCTAAAACAATTGATTCATCAGCAATGGCAGTTGATGCTCTTGCTCTCATGAAACAACACAATATTTCGCAACTAATTGTAGTTAATAATCACAAATATGCAGGAGTTATTCATCTTCATGATTTAATTAAAGAAGGAATAATTTAA
- the recQ gene encoding DNA helicase RecQ gives MEVKKSLFDNLQNFFGFEKFKGDQEAIITSILSGDDTFVIMPTGGGKSMCYQLPALMSDGTAIVISPLIALMKNQVDQLRAFGSSDSIAHFLNSSLNKTETAKVKQDVLSGETKLLYVAPESLSKQDNIDFLRDVKVSFVAVDEAHCISEWGHDFRPEYRKIRQIISQFGENIPIIALTATATPKVQQDIQKNLQMQNAVVFKSSFNRTNLYYEIRPKKNELKEIIKYIRAQNGKGGIIYCLSRKKVEEVAETLNINGIPSLPYHAGLDANTRAATQDKFLMEETQVIVATIAFGMGIDKPDVRFVIHYDMPKSMEGYYQETGRAGRDGGEGNCIAFYDQKDIDKLAKFMKDKPVSEREIGTQILNEVIDYAESSVCRRKQILHYFGESFNESSCSNMCDNCRHPKERFEAEADLLAVLKLIHKLDENFDAEHIINILAGLEDAEMNTFSHDKLEEFGSGKERGLVVWKSVLRQSVIHNFLVKDIDSYGILKLTKLGKSFIEAPHSIKFILNTDFDKVKATDEDDIKGGAGALDDALLKMLKDLRKKIAKQKSIPPFVIFQDPSLEEMATQYPINMDELKQISGVGNGKALRYGSPFIEMIKQYVEDNEIDRPQDMVVKSTVNKSSLKVSIIQNIDRQIPLDDIASSKGLGMQGLIQEIESIVSSGTKLNINYYIDDVIDEDRQDEVFDYFRTAEEDSIELALAELGEDDYSREEIQLMRIKFISELGN, from the coding sequence ATGGAGGTTAAAAAGTCGCTGTTTGATAATTTGCAGAATTTTTTTGGGTTTGAAAAGTTCAAAGGAGACCAAGAAGCAATCATCACCAGCATACTTTCAGGGGATGATACGTTCGTTATTATGCCTACCGGTGGAGGTAAATCAATGTGCTATCAATTACCTGCTTTAATGAGTGATGGTACTGCTATCGTCATTTCGCCACTTATAGCGTTAATGAAGAATCAGGTTGACCAATTACGTGCTTTCGGTAGTTCCGATAGTATTGCCCATTTTCTTAATTCATCTTTAAATAAGACAGAAACAGCTAAAGTAAAGCAAGACGTGCTTTCAGGTGAAACCAAGCTTCTTTATGTAGCACCAGAATCTCTTTCAAAACAAGACAATATTGACTTTTTGAGGGATGTAAAGGTTTCATTTGTAGCTGTGGATGAGGCTCACTGTATTTCAGAATGGGGGCATGATTTTAGGCCTGAATACCGTAAGATTCGTCAAATCATTTCCCAATTTGGTGAAAATATTCCAATAATAGCTCTAACAGCTACTGCAACTCCTAAGGTGCAGCAGGATATTCAGAAAAACCTGCAAATGCAAAATGCTGTAGTTTTCAAATCTTCTTTTAATCGGACTAATTTATATTACGAAATCAGGCCGAAGAAAAATGAATTAAAAGAAATCATCAAATACATTCGTGCGCAGAACGGAAAAGGCGGAATTATTTATTGTTTAAGCCGAAAAAAGGTTGAGGAAGTTGCAGAAACCTTAAACATAAACGGAATTCCTTCATTGCCTTATCATGCAGGACTGGATGCCAATACTAGAGCCGCAACGCAGGATAAGTTTTTGATGGAGGAAACTCAGGTAATTGTTGCCACCATAGCATTCGGTATGGGAATTGACAAACCTGATGTACGTTTCGTAATTCACTATGACATGCCTAAAAGCATGGAGGGGTATTATCAAGAGACAGGTAGGGCAGGAAGAGATGGTGGAGAAGGTAATTGTATTGCCTTTTACGATCAGAAAGACATCGATAAACTGGCTAAATTCATGAAAGACAAGCCGGTTTCAGAACGCGAAATTGGTACTCAAATATTAAACGAAGTTATAGACTACGCCGAATCATCAGTTTGTCGTCGTAAACAAATTCTACATTACTTTGGCGAAAGTTTCAATGAAAGCAGTTGCTCTAATATGTGTGACAACTGTCGCCATCCTAAAGAACGATTTGAGGCTGAGGCAGATTTGTTGGCGGTTTTAAAACTGATTCATAAACTGGATGAGAATTTTGATGCTGAACACATTATAAATATTTTGGCAGGATTGGAAGATGCCGAAATGAATACTTTTAGCCATGACAAGCTAGAAGAGTTCGGCAGCGGCAAGGAAAGAGGTTTGGTGGTATGGAAATCAGTTCTTCGTCAGTCTGTAATTCATAATTTCCTAGTTAAGGATATTGATAGCTATGGAATTTTAAAACTTACAAAACTGGGAAAATCGTTCATAGAAGCTCCTCATTCGATCAAATTCATTTTGAATACTGATTTTGATAAGGTGAAGGCTACTGATGAAGATGACATTAAAGGAGGAGCAGGAGCATTGGATGATGCATTATTGAAAATGCTGAAAGACCTTCGTAAGAAAATTGCGAAGCAAAAAAGCATTCCTCCATTTGTAATTTTCCAGGATCCATCATTAGAAGAAATGGCAACTCAATACCCCATAAACATGGATGAGTTGAAGCAAATCTCAGGTGTTGGAAATGGAAAAGCTTTGCGCTATGGATCACCATTTATTGAAATGATTAAGCAATATGTTGAGGATAATGAGATTGATCGTCCTCAGGATATGGTTGTTAAATCAACGGTGAATAAATCAAGTCTTAAAGTATCCATCATCCAGAATATTGACCGCCAAATTCCTTTGGATGACATTGCTTCATCAAAAGGATTAGGTATGCAGGGCTTAATTCAAGAGATAGAAAGCATTGTTTCATCTGGAACCAAACTAAATATTAACTATTACATTGATGATGTAATTGATGAAGACAGGCAAGATGAGGTATTTGATTATTTCAGAACTGCCGAAGAAGATTCAATTGAGTTAGCATTAGCTGAACTAGGGGAGGATGATTATTCAAGAGAAGAAATTCAATTAATGCGAATTAAATTTATATCTGAACTTGGCAATTAA
- the kdsA gene encoding 3-deoxy-8-phosphooctulonate synthase, translating to MLVDIPKIKYKDSSNFFLLAGPCAIEGEEIALRIAERIVKITDKLNIPYVFKGSYRKANRSRLDSFTGIGDEKALKILAKVGQEFGIPTVTDIHESGEAAMAAEYVDVLQIPAFLCRQTELLVAAAKTGKVVNIKKGQFLSGQSMKHAVGKVQDAGNDKIILTDRGNSFGYQDLIVDYRNLVEMKHFNVPVVMDCTHSLQQPNQESGVTGGKPELIETIAKAAIAVGADGLFIETHPDPKNAKSDGANMLQLDLLEGLLEKLTRVRQAVI from the coding sequence ATGTTAGTAGACATTCCTAAAATTAAGTATAAAGATTCATCCAACTTTTTTTTATTAGCAGGTCCTTGTGCCATCGAAGGTGAAGAAATTGCATTACGAATCGCAGAACGAATTGTTAAGATAACTGATAAACTTAATATTCCCTATGTATTCAAAGGTTCTTACCGTAAAGCAAATCGTTCTCGTTTAGATTCATTTACAGGTATAGGAGACGAAAAAGCATTAAAGATTTTGGCCAAAGTAGGTCAAGAATTTGGCATACCAACAGTTACCGATATTCATGAAAGTGGAGAAGCGGCAATGGCGGCCGAATATGTAGATGTATTGCAAATTCCAGCGTTTTTATGTCGTCAAACCGAACTATTGGTAGCAGCAGCAAAAACAGGCAAAGTAGTTAACATCAAAAAAGGACAATTCCTTTCAGGACAATCAATGAAGCATGCTGTTGGTAAAGTTCAGGATGCTGGTAATGATAAAATCATTTTAACAGATAGAGGTAATTCGTTTGGTTATCAGGATCTAATTGTAGATTACCGTAACTTGGTTGAAATGAAGCATTTTAATGTTCCTGTTGTTATGGACTGTACTCATTCCTTGCAGCAACCAAATCAGGAAAGTGGAGTTACGGGTGGTAAACCAGAATTGATTGAAACTATTGCAAAAGCTGCAATTGCAGTAGGAGCAGATGGTTTATTCATTGAAACACACCCTGATCCTAAAAATGCAAAGTCAGATGGAGCTAATATGCTTCAATTGGACTTATTAGAAGGATTATTAGAAAAGTTAACCAGGGTTCGTCAGGCGGTTATTTAA
- a CDS encoding thiol-disulfide oxidoreductase DCC family protein — protein sequence MNEDRVILFDGVCNLCNGAVQFVIKNDPKGKFKFTSLQSQFGQQQLKKYNINFQDFSSFVLIENNKPRLKSTGALYVLKNLRGFFPLLFVLILVPKFIRDWIYDQIAAKRYQWFGKRDQCMVPTPDLQSRFIN from the coding sequence ATGAATGAAGATAGGGTGATTTTATTTGACGGAGTTTGTAATCTTTGTAATGGAGCAGTTCAATTTGTGATAAAGAACGATCCAAAAGGAAAATTCAAATTTACATCCTTGCAATCTCAATTTGGTCAACAACAGCTTAAAAAATACAATATTAACTTTCAGGATTTTAGTTCGTTTGTTTTAATTGAAAATAACAAACCCCGCTTGAAATCAACCGGGGCCTTATATGTTCTCAAGAATTTAAGAGGATTTTTCCCCCTTCTGTTTGTTCTAATCCTCGTTCCAAAGTTCATCAGAGACTGGATTTATGACCAAATAGCTGCTAAACGTTATCAATGGTTCGGAAAACGTGATCAGTGCATGGTTCCTACTCCAGATCTACAGTCGAGGTTTATTAATTGA
- a CDS encoding DUF6526 family protein codes for MNSTQNYGNHRRLVKGYHVLLFFLLTVGLIGSVVNLVASFNNSTNLYSASLICLLFMTVSILAYYARVFALKAQDRAIKAEENFRFFVLTGKPLDKRLRTSQIIALRFAADTEIVELAIRAAEENLSNKEIKLLIKEWRPDFHRV; via the coding sequence ATGAATTCGACGCAAAACTATGGGAATCATCGCAGATTGGTAAAAGGCTATCATGTTCTATTATTCTTTCTGTTAACTGTTGGACTAATTGGCTCAGTTGTAAACCTTGTGGCATCTTTCAATAATAGCACTAATTTGTACAGTGCTTCATTAATATGCTTACTTTTTATGACGGTAAGCATTTTGGCCTATTATGCGCGTGTATTTGCCTTAAAAGCTCAAGACAGGGCTATTAAAGCTGAGGAAAATTTTCGTTTTTTTGTATTAACTGGTAAACCGTTGGATAAGCGATTAAGAACCAGTCAGATTATAGCATTGCGTTTTGCCGCAGATACTGAAATTGTAGAGTTAGCAATAAGGGCAGCTGAAGAAAATCTTTCAAATAAAGAGATCAAATTGCTTATAAAAGAATGGAGACCTGATTTCCACCGGGTTTAA
- a CDS encoding OmpA family protein, with the protein MRLVFSKLKLASIFIVFLCSVHYGKAQVSYSTTSRQAIKLYEQSDNFLNVKNYTGAIDVLQKAVKEDKSFIEAYQRLGDIYRINKNNSKAKENYLQVVTLYPDHLKQDYFYLGEIELKEGNYEQAKKHLDKFMMYAEKPQQFIGKTKKYLADCKFGIEAKKNPVPFNPQNLGPAINTNADEYLPSLTADGKMMIFTRKEANNEDFYTSELINNEWSNAVKLKGNINTSYLNEGAQSLSSDGQYLLLTICNAPGGHGRCDIYYSKLNGNEWSSPVNIGSPINTGAWESQPCLAPDGRTLYFASDRKGGQGKIDIWKSYLEDDESWSEPENLGPTINTPEDEQSPFIHPDNETLYFSSNGWPGMGNSDIYFSQKDTNGSWKPAVNAGYPINTHMDDFCLVVTGDGSKGYFSTNNTEGKAGHDLYVFDIPQSLRPNILTFINGVVYDEKTGYKLDAVVEVQNLKTGKTVYRSVSNSLTGQFYASLPHGNEYAMNVSKEGYLFYSGYFSTTNIKNGGVVNLKAPLKEIAVGEKIVLKNIFFETNSFKLSSESMIELQKVVNFMRQNPELAIEISGHTDNVGDDKSNQQLSENRAKVVYGYLLRAIPNPKRFTYKGFGENQPIDSNDTVQGRANNRRTELKIVSIQ; encoded by the coding sequence ATGAGACTTGTTTTCTCCAAGTTAAAGTTAGCGTCCATCTTTATCGTATTTCTTTGTTCTGTACATTACGGCAAGGCTCAAGTCTCCTATTCAACAACCTCAAGGCAAGCTATTAAGCTATATGAACAGTCTGATAACTTTCTGAATGTAAAAAATTACACAGGAGCTATTGATGTTCTTCAAAAGGCAGTTAAGGAAGATAAATCATTTATCGAAGCTTATCAGCGTTTAGGAGATATCTATCGTATCAATAAAAATAATAGTAAGGCCAAAGAAAACTATCTTCAGGTTGTAACACTTTATCCGGATCATTTAAAGCAAGATTATTTTTATTTGGGTGAAATTGAATTAAAGGAAGGCAATTATGAACAGGCTAAAAAGCATCTCGATAAATTTATGATGTATGCTGAAAAGCCCCAACAGTTCATTGGTAAAACCAAAAAATATTTGGCGGACTGTAAGTTTGGAATAGAGGCAAAAAAAAATCCAGTTCCTTTTAATCCTCAAAATTTAGGTCCGGCTATTAATACGAATGCTGATGAATATTTACCAAGCCTAACTGCCGATGGTAAAATGATGATTTTTACTCGAAAAGAAGCAAATAATGAGGATTTCTACACAAGCGAACTTATAAACAATGAATGGTCTAATGCGGTTAAGCTGAAAGGAAATATAAACACTTCTTACTTAAATGAAGGTGCACAAAGTTTATCATCTGACGGTCAGTATCTTTTATTAACCATTTGTAATGCTCCAGGAGGCCATGGTAGGTGTGATATTTATTATTCTAAATTAAATGGTAATGAATGGTCTTCCCCAGTCAACATTGGTAGTCCAATAAATACAGGTGCATGGGAATCACAGCCTTGTCTGGCTCCGGATGGTCGAACACTTTATTTTGCCAGCGACAGAAAAGGTGGACAAGGGAAAATTGATATCTGGAAATCCTATTTGGAGGATGATGAAAGTTGGAGTGAACCTGAAAATTTAGGTCCAACTATTAACACACCTGAGGATGAACAATCCCCATTTATACATCCTGACAATGAAACTCTATATTTCAGTTCCAACGGGTGGCCAGGAATGGGTAACAGCGACATCTATTTTTCTCAAAAAGATACTAATGGGAGCTGGAAACCTGCAGTAAATGCAGGCTATCCTATCAATACCCATATGGATGATTTTTGTCTTGTGGTTACCGGAGATGGGTCTAAGGGATATTTTTCAACCAATAATACAGAGGGCAAAGCTGGTCATGATTTGTATGTATTTGATATTCCTCAAAGCTTAAGACCTAACATACTAACTTTTATTAACGGAGTGGTTTATGATGAAAAAACAGGATATAAGTTAGATGCTGTTGTAGAGGTTCAAAATTTAAAAACCGGAAAAACAGTTTATCGATCTGTTTCAAATTCTCTAACAGGGCAGTTTTACGCAAGTCTACCACATGGGAATGAATATGCAATGAATGTTTCTAAAGAAGGTTACTTGTTTTATTCAGGTTATTTTTCAACTACTAATATAAAGAATGGTGGTGTTGTTAATCTTAAAGCCCCATTGAAGGAAATTGCTGTGGGTGAAAAGATTGTATTAAAAAACATTTTTTTTGAGACAAATTCTTTCAAATTGAGTTCTGAATCAATGATTGAATTACAAAAGGTCGTTAACTTTATGCGACAAAACCCTGAACTTGCAATTGAAATTTCAGGCCATACTGATAATGTTGGAGACGATAAATCTAACCAGCAATTGTCTGAAAACAGAGCAAAAGTTGTGTATGGGTATTTATTGCGCGCTATACCCAATCCAAAGAGATTTACTTATAAAGGTTTTGGGGAAAATCAACCTATAGATTCTAACGATACTGTTCAAGGTAGAGCCAACAACAGAAGAACCGAGTTGAAAATTGTAAGTATACAGTAG
- a CDS encoding 7-carboxy-7-deazaguanine synthase QueE codes for MSVQVPEDGTLLPLMEEFYTIQGEGFNTGKAAYFIRLGGCDVGCHWCDVKESWDAELHPLTSSDVIVENAAKYPSKAVVVTGGEPLIYNLEYLTKQLQSQGIKTFIETSGAYPLSGNWDWICLSPKKFKAPRPEILPLADELKVIVFNKSDFEWAEKHAESVSENCKLYLQPEWSKATEMIPLIVDYVMNNPKWEISLQTHKYLNIP; via the coding sequence ATGTCGGTTCAGGTACCAGAAGACGGAACATTGTTGCCTCTAATGGAGGAATTTTATACCATTCAGGGAGAAGGGTTTAATACAGGAAAAGCGGCGTATTTTATTCGCCTGGGAGGATGTGATGTGGGTTGCCATTGGTGTGATGTTAAAGAATCTTGGGACGCTGAGCTTCACCCGCTAACTTCTTCAGATGTAATTGTAGAAAATGCCGCTAAATATCCTTCTAAGGCTGTTGTGGTTACAGGTGGAGAACCACTGATCTATAATCTTGAATACCTTACCAAGCAATTACAATCCCAAGGCATTAAGACTTTTATTGAAACATCAGGAGCATATCCCCTTTCAGGCAACTGGGATTGGATTTGTTTGTCGCCTAAAAAGTTTAAGGCCCCTCGGCCTGAAATTTTACCTTTAGCCGATGAGTTAAAAGTTATTGTATTCAATAAATCTGATTTTGAATGGGCTGAAAAACATGCTGAGAGTGTTTCTGAGAACTGTAAGTTGTATCTTCAACCCGAGTGGAGTAAGGCAACGGAAATGATACCCCTTATAGTTGATTATGTAATGAATAACCCTAAGTGGGAAATTTCATTGCAAACTCATAAATACCTAAATATTCCTTAG
- a CDS encoding bifunctional 5,10-methylenetetrahydrofolate dehydrogenase/5,10-methenyltetrahydrofolate cyclohydrolase translates to MQLLDGKLVSEKLKNTIAAEAATFTEQTGRQPHLVAILVGNDGASETYVASKMKNCEKVGFKSTLVRYDSSVSEAELLQKIDELNKDKGVDGFIVQLPLPKHIDAEKVTEAIDFRKDVDGFHPINLGRMQRNLPAFIPATPYGILLMLEEYGIDTTGKYCVVIGRSNIVGSPMSILMARNSNPGNCTVTIVHSKTPDITEYTKKADILIAAIGKADFVTADMVKEGAIVIDVGINRVVSNETKSGFKLKGDVKFDEVAAKTSYITPVPGGVGLMTIVSLLKNTLAAAKKEIYQ, encoded by the coding sequence ATGCAATTACTTGACGGAAAATTAGTTTCTGAAAAACTGAAGAATACGATTGCTGCCGAGGCAGCTACGTTTACGGAGCAAACTGGTCGTCAACCTCACTTGGTGGCTATCTTGGTTGGTAATGACGGCGCTAGCGAAACATACGTAGCCAGCAAAATGAAAAACTGTGAAAAGGTAGGGTTCAAATCTACCTTAGTGCGTTATGACTCTTCAGTATCAGAAGCTGAGTTACTCCAAAAAATTGATGAACTAAATAAAGATAAGGGAGTTGACGGATTCATTGTGCAACTTCCACTTCCAAAACATATTGACGCTGAAAAAGTAACAGAAGCAATTGATTTTCGTAAGGACGTTGATGGCTTCCACCCTATTAATTTAGGACGCATGCAACGTAATTTGCCAGCTTTTATTCCTGCCACTCCATACGGTATTTTGTTGATGTTGGAAGAATACGGAATAGATACAACCGGTAAATATTGTGTAGTTATAGGGCGCAGTAACATTGTTGGTTCTCCAATGAGTATATTAATGGCGCGTAATTCAAATCCTGGTAATTGTACAGTTACTATTGTGCACAGCAAAACTCCAGATATTACAGAATACACTAAAAAAGCAGATATTTTAATTGCTGCAATTGGCAAAGCTGATTTTGTAACTGCTGATATGGTAAAAGAAGGTGCGATTGTAATTGATGTAGGCATCAATCGAGTTGTTTCAAATGAAACAAAATCAGGATTCAAGTTAAAGGGTGACGTGAAATTTGATGAAGTTGCAGCAAAAACTTCATACATTACACCTGTTCCTGGAGGGGTTGGACTGATGACGATTGTAAGTCTATTGAAAAATACTTTGGCTGCTGCTAAAAAAGAGATTTATCAGTAA
- the lepA gene encoding translation elongation factor 4, protein MKHIRNFCIIAHIDHGKSTLADRLLEYTKTITQREAQAQLLDDMDLERERGITIKSHAIQMNYLINGENYVFNLIDTPGHVDFSYEVSRSIAACEGALLIVDASQGIQAQTISNLYLALEHDLHIIPILNKMDLPGAMPEEVKDQIVDLIGCDRDEIIPASGKTGMGVDKILDAIVERIPAPKGDPNGPLQALIFDSVFNSFRGIIAYFKVLNGEIRKNDKVKFVATGKEYIADEVGILKLNQEPKDVIKTGDVGYIISGIKEAREVKVGDTITKVDNPGEAIKGFEEVKPMVFAGIYPVDTEDFEELRESMHKLQLNDASIVFEPESSAALGFGFRCGFLGMLHMEIIQERLEREFGMTVITTVPNVSYKAYLTKDNEEIIVNNPSDLPDPSKLDLIEEPFIKATIITKADFVGPVLSLCIQKRGTIVNQSYLTSDRVELTFEMPMGEIVFDFYDKLKTISKGYASFDYHQIGYRESDLVRMDIRLNGDPVDALSSLIHRSNAYNFGKKICEKLKELLPRQQFEIAIQASIGAKVIARETVKAMRKDVTAKCYGGDISRKRKLLEKQKEGKKRMRQVGSVEIPQSAFMAVLKLD, encoded by the coding sequence GTGAAGCACATTCGTAACTTTTGCATTATTGCGCACATTGATCACGGTAAAAGTACCCTTGCCGACCGTTTATTGGAATACACCAAAACCATTACTCAACGTGAGGCACAGGCTCAGCTATTGGATGATATGGATTTGGAGCGTGAACGTGGTATTACCATTAAAAGTCACGCTATTCAAATGAATTATTTGATTAACGGTGAAAATTACGTATTCAATTTAATTGATACACCAGGGCACGTTGACTTTTCCTATGAGGTTTCACGTTCAATTGCGGCTTGTGAAGGTGCATTATTAATCGTTGATGCTTCGCAGGGTATTCAGGCTCAGACTATTTCAAATTTGTACCTGGCCCTTGAACATGACTTGCATATTATTCCTATTCTTAACAAAATGGACCTTCCGGGTGCAATGCCTGAAGAAGTTAAAGACCAAATTGTTGATCTGATTGGTTGTGATCGTGATGAAATCATACCTGCATCTGGAAAAACAGGTATGGGTGTTGATAAAATCTTGGATGCCATTGTAGAGCGTATCCCAGCTCCTAAAGGTGATCCCAACGGTCCCTTGCAAGCATTAATTTTCGACTCTGTATTTAATTCATTTCGTGGAATTATAGCTTATTTCAAGGTTTTAAACGGTGAAATTCGCAAAAATGATAAAGTAAAGTTCGTGGCAACCGGTAAAGAATACATCGCTGATGAGGTTGGTATTCTTAAACTTAACCAGGAACCTAAAGATGTAATTAAGACAGGTGATGTAGGATATATCATCTCCGGTATTAAAGAAGCCCGTGAAGTAAAGGTAGGTGATACCATTACTAAAGTTGATAATCCGGGTGAAGCAATTAAGGGATTTGAAGAGGTTAAGCCGATGGTATTCGCCGGGATATATCCAGTTGATACTGAGGATTTTGAGGAACTTCGCGAGTCAATGCATAAATTACAATTGAACGATGCGTCTATTGTATTTGAGCCAGAGTCATCGGCTGCTTTAGGATTTGGTTTCCGCTGTGGTTTCTTGGGTATGCTCCATATGGAGATTATTCAAGAGCGATTGGAACGCGAATTCGGAATGACAGTAATTACTACAGTTCCCAACGTTTCTTATAAAGCTTATTTAACAAAAGATAATGAGGAAATTATTGTAAACAATCCTTCTGACCTTCCGGATCCAAGCAAGCTTGATCTAATTGAAGAGCCCTTCATTAAGGCTACAATCATTACAAAAGCTGATTTTGTAGGCCCAGTACTATCACTTTGTATCCAAAAACGAGGAACTATTGTAAATCAATCATACCTTACTTCAGATCGTGTGGAGTTAACCTTTGAAATGCCGATGGGTGAAATCGTATTTGATTTTTACGATAAATTGAAAACCATTTCAAAAGGTTATGCTTCATTTGACTACCATCAGATTGGTTATCGCGAGTCAGACTTAGTAAGAATGGACATTCGGTTGAACGGAGATCCTGTTGATGCATTATCGTCATTAATTCACAGGAGTAATGCTTATAACTTTGGTAAGAAAATCTGTGAAAAACTAAAGGAGCTATTGCCACGCCAACAATTTGAAATAGCTATACAAGCCTCAATTGGTGCCAAAGTGATTGCACGTGAAACCGTAAAGGCTATGCGTAAAGATGTGACTGCAAAATGTTACGGTGGTGATATCTCACGTAAGCGTAAGTTGTTGGAAAAACAAAAAGAGGGTAAAAAACGGATGCGTCAGGTTGGTTCGGTAGAAATTCCGCAATCAGCGTTTATGGCAGTATTGAAACTTGATTAG